The Anopheles marshallii chromosome X, idAnoMarsDA_429_01, whole genome shotgun sequence genome includes a window with the following:
- the LOC128711712 gene encoding mannose-6-phosphate isomerase: MEILGNVKNYEWGKLGRQSFVAQLALSNNPQLKVEEESPYAELWMGDHVNGPAMVRSNSKGLDEVIRADPHGMIGTADGQLPFLLKVLSIRKALSVQVHPDKVEAEKLHCQFPDIYKDPNHKPELAIALTEFQALCGFRPHAEIYGFLQEYPELQELLGSSVLTKFQLKDESAVKFAYERLMHSAPDDVKRCIDGIAKRMVGLEPTSKDQLFMRLYADFGQDVGVLSIFFLNYLQLKPGQAIYLAANVPHAYLDGDCVECMACSDNVVRAGLTPKFKDVDTLLRLVSYDCLPGESMLFQPKVLQPIEEPHTRTFVPPVPDFAVTEIRLPNDVREYVVSNPMNGSILLIISGKGKLKVAESEIEMSMGKIIFLPSSTGRKLQLKVEYANGPFLAFQAMSNQFA, encoded by the exons ATGGAGATCCTCGGTAACGTTAAGAATTACGAATGGGGCAAACTTGGACGGCAATCGTTTGTTGCCCAGCTCGCCCTATCAAACAACCCCCAGCTGAAGGTGGAGGAAGAATCTCCGTACGCGGAACTTTGGATGGGTGACCACGTTAACGGGCCGGCTATGGTAAGAAGTAATAGCAAAGGGTTAGATGAGGTGATACGGGCTGATCCGCACGGCATGATTGGCACGGCCGATGGACAACTGCCGTTTCTGCTCAAGGTGTTAAGCATCCGGAAGGCGCTCAGTGTGCAGGTTCATCCGGATAAG GTGGAGGCGGAAAAGCTACACTGTCAGTTTCCGGATATTTACAAGGACCCGAACCATAAGCCGGAGTTGGCAATTGCGTTGACTGAGTTTCAGGCATTGTGTGGCTTTCGACCGCACGCAGAGATATACGGGTTTCTCCAGGAGTATCCCGAACTGCAGGAATTACTAGGGTCAAGTGTTTTAACGAAATTCCAACTCAAGGACGAATCAGCCGTAAAGTTTGCTTACGAAcgattgatgcacagtgcgcCGGATGATGTTAAACGTTGTATCGACGGTATTGCTAAACGGATGGTTGGATTAGAACCAACGTCCAAGGACCAGCTGTTCATGCGTCTGTACGCCGACTTTGGGCAGGATGTTGGTGTGTTGTCGATCTTTTTTCTCAATTACCTTCAACTAAAACCCGGCCAAGCGATCTATCTGGCGGCGAATGTACCGCACGCCTACCTCGACGGTGACTGCGTCGAGTGTATGGCCTGTTCGGATAATGTGGTGCGGGCTGGATTGACACCAAAGTTCAAGGATGTCGATACACTGCTACGTTTGGTGTCTTACGACTGTTTGCCCGGTGAAAGTATGCTGTTTCAGCCGAAAGTTTTGCAGCCCATAGAGGaaccgcacacacgcacattcgTGCCTCCAGTGCCGGACTTTGCAGTAACGGAGATACGGCTACCAAACGATGTGCGGGAATACGTCGTAAGCAATCCTATGAATGGATCAATTCTACTCATTATTAGCGGTAAAGGAAAGTTAAAGGTTGCCGAATCGGAAATTGAGATGAGCATGGGAAAAATTATCTTTTTGCCCAGCAGTACTGGAAGAAAGCTGCAACTGAAGGTAGAGTACGCTAATGGACCATTCCTAGCGTTCCAGGCAATGTCTAATCAGTTCGCATAA
- the LOC128711602 gene encoding peroxidase, which yields MMGTAIISPIVPGHAIYSAVSVASLHNRHLTNGLILIEPPGSGSWRTRMPPPQRQDQQAENGTQLRYKNKACVQGDQVDAGENKNEGELLAIAAAIAIGGIDGQFLAFDQHATECALYVNGPGKSSAFDYNLNLFRGTIAPLHAEPTTCITYDAINQAYLDARKRIRVSQPKGDWKTEDIATVGELLLDISIQLARTYGLSYEEIEKGLPSIDTSKTLIREVCPAFLSGVECRPGKYRRVDGLCNNLKHPTWGAAMTPFQRLIGPLYADGINAPRISITGHDLPLSRVVSRTIHPDEGYHDHAGTVFVIAWGQFMDHDFTLTATPLDPINRNDPEECCKRPPHLKHPYCNEIRVPDDDYFYRLFNVKCIDFVRGFPSPRAGCRLGSRQQFNTLTSVIDGNTIYGVNEKFTRKLRTGYNGLLRMNPVFAEYGLKDLLPLKLDIPDEGCTRPNKSMFCFEAGEIRVNEQLVLTCMHTLLAREHNRIATELGKINPHWDDETLFQESRRINIAIIQHITYNEFLPILLGKEVMEKFGLLTQKEGYWDGYDENVNPAIIDSFASAAFRFGHSLLPTAVERWSKAHKFIASKRLSDLIRRPYDLYRAGVYDEYLMGLMNQVAQAMDDSITQEVTNHLFKKEGARFGMDLVSFNMQRGREFGVPGYMEFRKFCGLPASDNFEELFGSMPNETVRRYESIFDHPADVDLWSGGVSERSLPGSMLGPTFACIIATQFSYVRRGDRFWYELPNQPSSFTPEQLQEIRKAKLSRLICDNTDLIDTVQIYPMVLPDHEINPRVPCKSGILPSIDLSKWADYGHETHSPHQYQFLNDIPETIGFK from the exons GCGGTCAGTGTTGCCAGCTTGCACAATCGGCATTTGACGAACGGGTTAATACTGATTGAACCGCCCGGGTCCGGGTCCTGGCGCACAAGAATGCCACCACCGCAAAGGCAGGACCAGCAAGCAGAAAACGGCACGCAATTGCGCTACAAGAACAAGGCTTGTGTACAAGGCGACCAGGTTGACGctggggaaaacaaaaacgagggAGA GTTACTAGCAATAGCTGCGGCTATTGCAATCGGTGGCATCGATGGTCAGTTTCTGGCCTTCGATCAGCATGCGACCGAGTGCGCACTGTACGTGAACGGGCCCGGCAAATCGTCCGCCTTCGACTACAACCTGAATCTGTTCCGTGGCACAAT TGCACCACTGCATGCCGAACCGACCACTTGCATTACGTACGATGCCATCAACCAGGCGTACTTGGATGCCCGGAAGCGGATCCGCGTATCGCAGCCGAAAGGTGACTGGAAGACGGAGGATATCGCCACCGTCGGGGAGCTGCTGCTCGACATCTCGATCCAGCTGGCAAGGAC GTACGGTTTGTCCTACGAAGAGATCGAGAAGGGACTTCCGTCGATCGACACCTCGAAGACGCTGATTCGGGAGGTATGTCCGGCGTTCCTTTCTGGGGTGGAGTGCCGCCCGGGCAAGTACCGGCGTGTGGATGGTCTGTGCAACAACCTGAAGCATCCGACGTGGGGTGCCGCGATGACGCCGTTCCAGCGGCTGATCGGCCCACTGTACGCGGACGGTATCAACGCACCGCGCATCTCGATCACCGGCCATGATCTGCCGCTGTCGCGTGTCGTATCCCGCACGATCCATCCGGACGAGGGTTACCATGACCATGCCGGCACGGTGTTCGTTATCGCGTGGGGACAGTTTATGGATCACGACTTTACGCTGACCGCTACGCCACTCGATCCGATCAACCGTAACGATCCGGAGGAGTGCTGCAAGCGTCCGCCCCATCTGAAACACCCGTACTGTAATGAGATCCGCGTCCCGGACGACGACTACTTCTACCGGCTGTTCAACGTCAAGTGTATCGACTTCGTGCGCGGGTTCCCATCGCCCCGGGCCGGCTGTCGGCTTGGTTCTCGCCAACAGTTCAACACGCTCACCTCCGTCATCGACGGTAATACGATCTACGGCGTGAATGAGAAGTTTACGCGCAAACTCCGCACAGGGTATAACGGGCTGCTACGCATGAACCCTGTGTTTGCCGAGTACGGTCTGAAGGATCTGCTTCCGCTGAAGCTGGACATTCCGGACGAGGGTTGCACGCGACCGAACAAGAGCATGTTCTGCTTCGAGGCGGGTGAGATCCGCGTAAACGAGCAGCTGGTGCTGACCTGCATGCACACACTGTTGGCCCGCGAGCACAACCGGATCGCGACCGAGCTTGGCAAGATCAACCCGCACTGGGACGATGAGACGCTGTTCCAGGAGTCGCGCCGTATCAACATCGCCATCATCCAGCACATCACGTACAACGAGTTCCTGCCCATATTGCTCGGCAAGGAGGTGATGGAGAAGTTTGGTTTGCTCACGCAGAAGGAAGGCTACTGGGATGGGTACGACGAGAACGTCAATCCGGCCATCATTGACTCGTTCGCGTCGGCCGCATTCCGGTTCGGACATTCGCTGCTACCGACCGCTGTGGAGCGTTGGTCGAAGGCGCACAAGTTCATCGCTTCCAAACGCCTCTCGGATCTGATTCGCCGACCGTACGATCTGTACCGTGCCGGTGTGTACGACGAGTACCTGATGGGGCTGATGAACCAAGTCGCGCAGGCGATGGATGACTCGATCACGCAGGAGGTCACTAACCATCTGTTCAAGAAGGAGGGTGCCCGGTTCGGTATGGATCTGGTGTCGTTCAACATGCAGCGCGGTCGCGAGTTCGGTGTGCCCGGCTACATGGAGTTCCGCAAGTTCTGCGGTTTGCCAGCATCGGACAACTTCGAGGAGCTGTTCGGTTCCATGCCGAACGAAACGGTGCGTCGGTACGAGAGTATCTTTGA CCATCCAGCTGATGTGGATCTGTGGTCCGGCGGTGTATCGGAACGTTCGCTGCCTGGTTCGATGTTGGGACCTACCTTTGCCTGCATCATCGCCACCCAGTTTAGCTATGTGCGCCGTGGCGATCGGTTCTGGTATGAGCTGCCCAACCAACCGTCCTCCTTCACGCCAGAACAGCTGCAGGAGATCCGCAAGGCGAAGCTATCCCGCTTGATCTGCGACAACACTGACCTGATCGATACCGTGCAGATCTATCCGATGGTGCTGCCAGATCACGAAAT TAACCCGCGAGTGCCATGCAAGAGTGGAATTCTTCCATCGATCGATCTATCAAAGTGGGCCGACTATGGTCACGAGACTCATTCGCCTCATCAATAT CAATTCCTGAACGACATACCGGAGACGATTGGATTCAAGTAG
- the LOC128711929 gene encoding nibrin-like gives MWYLRNINTEHVYYLVSQPVGHTVGRAGTGLIITGDESISRYHAMLWPINNVLHLIDTGSKYGSYVNDNIAKNVRISKEQATALKPGDKIRFGLYKSIWLVEKVDFRCLTSMLFMDNGLKTILDQIGAELVSTYTEGVTHLIMPPNIMHTKFLECLAGQVQIVSPEFFQTIARDCIVHGKALPLEKDFTPAYTGPYMRYEPKLLHRNPSRSNLFTGKEFIFLSTVQFRHFENVVKIAGGVCLCASDKKILKSRFVEPNVIVIKLNSSSTTHPKSVETLSQYLTSHRRRMVLEVEIEYALIFCSTEKFCNPDYNFLTSLAKSTKQDTVKSGQEDSGGTSNGGNISKRS, from the exons ATGTGGTATTTAAGAAATATTAACACGG AACACGTATACTACCTGGTTTCGCAACCCGTGGGTCATACGGTGGGCCGTGCTGGCACAGGTCTTATAATAACCGGTGATGAATCGATCAGTCGCTATCATGCCATGCTGTGGCCAATCAACAACGTACTACACCTAATCGATACAGGATCTAAGTACGGATCGTacgtcaatgacaatattgcCAAAAATGTCCGCATTTCGAAGGAGCAGGCTACGGCACTGAAACCCGGTGATAAGATACGATTCGGTCTATATAAAAGTATCTGGCTGGTGGAAAAGGTGGATTTCCGGTGTCTCACCTCAATGCTGTTTATGGACAATGGGCTAAAAACGATCCTAGACCAAATTGGAGCCGAGTTAGTGTCCACCTATACCGAAGGGGTAACACACCTAATAATGCCCCCAAATATCATGCATACGAAATTCCTCGAATGCTTGGCAGGACAGGTACAGATTGTTAGTCCCgaatttttccaaaccatCGCCAGGGATTGTATCGTCCATGGTAAAGCACTGCCATTGGAAAAAGATTTCACACCGGCATACACAGGGCCGTACATGCGATATGAGCCTAAACTGTTACACCGTAATCCTTCTCGGAGCAATCTTTTCACGGGAAAGGAATTCATCTTTCTCAGCACCGTTCAGTTTCGCCATTTTGAGAATGTTGTCAAAATTGCCGgtggggtttgtttgtgtgcatcgGATAAAAAAATTCTTAAATCTCGCTTTGTTGAGCCAAACGTCATTGTCATTAAACTAAACTCATCCAGCACTACTCACCCTAAATCGGTCGAGACATTGTCCCAGTACTTAACGTCGCACAGACGTCGCATGGTGCTGGAGGTGGAAATCGAATATGCGCTCATATTCTGCTCGACGGAAAAGTTCTGCAATCCGGACTACAACTTTTTAACTTCGCTTGCCAAAAGTACGAAACAGGATACTGTGAAAAGCGGACAGGAAGATTCCGGTGGTACGTCGAACggtggaaacatttcaaagcGTTCGTAA